AGGTCAGGATGTTGTCGCTGGAGTAGGTGTTCGCGTGGATGAAGGCGACCTCGACCTCCACATCGCTGTGGGTGCCGCGCATCACGATGGGCTGGTCGTACAGCAACTTGGTGTCGTCCGTCACGAGCGCGCGGGCGAAGTTGGCGATGCCGCCCTTCTCGTGAAAGGTCTCTTCCTTGATGTCCCCCGCGTGCAGCTCGGTGCGCTCGTCACGGATGACGATTTTCAGGCCCGTCAGGTACGCCAGCTCGCGCAGGCGGCGGCGGATGCGGTCGTAGTCGAAGCGGTTCTCGAACTCGTGGAAGACGCCGGGGTCGGGGTGAAAGGTGACTTTGGTCGCCCACTGCACGTCCTTCGGCGTCTTGCCGAGGACCTCCAGCGGCACGGAGACCGCCCCGCGCTCGAAGCGGATGTGGTGGAGCGAGCCGCCCTTGTTCACGGTCACGTCGAGGTAGGTGGACAGCGCATTCACGACGCTCGATCCCACCCCGTGCAGCCCGCCGGATACCTTGTACGCACCGCCGCCGAACTTGCCGCCCGCGTGCAGCTCGGTGAAGATGACCTCGATGGCGCTGCGGCCCTCGGACTTCATCACGTCCACGGGGATGCCGCGCCCGTTGTCGGTCACGGTGGCCGAGCCGTCGGCGTGCATGATCACGTGAACCTCGTCGGCAAACCCGCCCAGGCCCTCGTCGATGGCGTTGTCGATGATCTCGGTGAGGAGCTGGTGGTAGCCGTCGATGCCCGTGCCGCCCTGCACGTACATGCCGGGGCGCTTGCGGACGGCCTCCAGGCCCTTGAGGATCGAGATGGAGCTGGCGTCGTAGCTCTGGGGATCGATGGATTGTGTCATGGTCCTCCCGGCACCCACTCCGGTCTCGGAGGGGCGCGTTCTCAATGGCGAGTTCGGAAAAAACGGGCGCTGGGTGCGCCCCCGAAGGTTCAACTAGTATACTCCGCGAGTTGAAACGGGTCAAATAGATTACGCCCCAAACGTAATAGGACGGTCCGAGTAAGGACGCGTCCAGAGGGGGCGGAACCGGCGCGGGGGAGGCTGGCGGCTAGAGGAAGGGGCGGTAGCGCAGCAGGCCGCGCACCTGTCGGAAGGACACCTTGTTCCAGGGGGTCGCGGCGGGGAAGAGGGCGTCTGGATCGGCGCGCACGGCCTGCCGGATCAACCCCGCCGTCCGGATGAGGGCGGCGAGGGCGTCGCGTTCCTCGGGGGTGAGGGAGGTCGGTGGGGTGTGGGAGGGGTACTGCCGCGCGTAGGCCACCAGCAGCTCCCCGAGGTCGGCGGTCACGTTGGGCCAGCGGGCCGCCGTCAGTCCCGCCGTGTTGCGGGGGTCGTCGCTGTCCGGGCCGAAGCGCTGCGCCAGCCGCCGGCCCGCGTCGGTGCCCTTGTCGAGCAGCCAGCGAATCCGGTCGGCGTCCATGCCCAGGTTCAGGCCGCCCACTCCCCGGGGCAGGGTGACGCTCACCACCCGCTCGGCGTAGCCCGGCAGGGTGAGCAGGCTGCTGTCGAACCAGTGGCGGGCCGACTCCACCAGCGAGACGGCGAACTCGGGAACGCTGCGGGTGGGCTGGTGGAAGGGCTGCCACGGCAGCGGCCCGGCCAGGAAGGCGGGGTGGTCGGTGCGGCGCGTCTGCAACCGGACGGCGAAGAGGGGCCGCTCGGGGATCACCTCGTCGAAGAGCATGAGAGGGAAGTTGCTCGTCAGCCCGCCGTCGCTGAACAGGCAGGGAAGGACGCGCACCCGGCGCTCGTGGTCCTTCCACCTGTCCGGCGGCAGCCCGTCCCCACCGAAGCGGCGCGACCACATGGGCCGGAAGTCGGGGTGGCTGAGCTGCTCGTCCCGGCGGCCCCATTGCAGGAAGTACAGCGGCAGGGCGCTGAACAGCCCCGGAAAGCTCATGCTCAGGCGCGTGGCGACGAGGACGGGCAGATGCTCTTCCGGCGGCAGGCGGTAGTACGTCCAGCCCTCCCGGCCCGGCGGAGGCGCGAGGCCGGGATCGAGATACATCCGCTCGGCGTGTGCCGTCAGGTGCGCCAGCACCTCCGGGGGGAAGAAGCGGCCCCACTCGTCGGGACGGAAGTAGAAGTCCTTGTGGTCCGCGCTGCGCTGGTTGAGCGGCAGCACGTAGGGCCGCTGGCGGGTGAGGCAGGTACTCACGAGCTTGAGTTCCACGTCCCGCTCCCTCAGGTCCCCGAAGGTGAGGACGCCGCCCGGACGGCCCGCCAGCGCCTGTAACTCGCGGTGCAGCCAGGGCGTGAGACGGGAAGGCTCGCCCCCACCGTAGCCCGTGGCGAGACCGAAGCCGTTGTCCACGAGGGTGGCGTGCGCCCCGTGCAGGCCCGCTCGCGCGGCCCCGAGCAGCAGGGGCGCGGCCTCCCGCAGCGAGGCGAGCGCTCGCCGGGCGAGCTGGCCGGCCAGCACGCCCAGCACGACGAGGGGAACGAGCGCGGCGAGGACGGCGGCGATCTCGGCGGGCAGGAGGAGAACCGCCAGCCGGAAGCTTCCCCACGCGAGGAGGGCCGAGCCGAGAAGGACCGCCACCCCCGCCCCCACCGGATGCCCGGCCAGCCGCGAGAGCGCCGAGTCGGGCACCTCGTCGCCGAGCAGGGGCCGGACCTCCTCGGCCCACCCCCCGGCCTCGGCCCGGCGGGCCAGCAGGGCCAGCACCCCGGGGGCGCGCAGCACCTCCCGCGCCCGCGCCGCGTGGGGCCGCGCGCCCAGCTCCCGCAGCAGGGGCCGCAGTGCCGCCCGCGCGTCGCCCCGCAGCCCGCCCCGCAACGCCTCGAAGAGAGGGGCGGTCGCCTCGTCCGGCGCGAAGAGGCCCTCCAGCACGCGGGGGCCGTCCGGCTGGTCGGGGTGCAGGGGGGCCGCCAGCCGCGTACCCAGCGCGTGCAGCGTCTCGAAGGGACGCAGGGGGTGGGGGTCTTTCGCCGTGATCAGGTCCTGGCGTCGCAGCTCCGCCGCCGCGAGCAGGGCCGCCGAGATCGCCCCCGCCGACGTGCCGCCGACGCGGCGAAACCGGAACGTCCGCGCCAGCTCGCAGACGACGGGCGGGTAGACCACGCCGCTCGTCACGCCGCCCTGCATGACGAGATCGGCCTCGGGCAGAGGTGGGGTCGCGGTCGGCGGGATCATGCGGTCTGCCCTCCGGACCGCGGGCGGCGCAGCAGGCCGGGCACAAGCGCGCTGCCGCTGAGCTGCCGGCGAAACACGCCCTCGATCAGCGCCGCCGCCGCGAAGCCGCCCGTGCCCCCCGCAAGCGCCCACGCGTAGTCC
Above is a window of Deinococcus sp. YIM 134068 DNA encoding:
- a CDS encoding patatin-like phospholipase family protein; this encodes MIPPTATPPLPEADLVMQGGVTSGVVYPPVVCELARTFRFRRVGGTSAGAISAALLAAAELRRQDLITAKDPHPLRPFETLHALGTRLAAPLHPDQPDGPRVLEGLFAPDEATAPLFEALRGGLRGDARAALRPLLRELGARPHAARAREVLRAPGVLALLARRAEAGGWAEEVRPLLGDEVPDSALSRLAGHPVGAGVAVLLGSALLAWGSFRLAVLLLPAEIAAVLAALVPLVVLGVLAGQLARRALASLREAAPLLLGAARAGLHGAHATLVDNGFGLATGYGGGEPSRLTPWLHRELQALAGRPGGVLTFGDLRERDVELKLVSTCLTRQRPYVLPLNQRSADHKDFYFRPDEWGRFFPPEVLAHLTAHAERMYLDPGLAPPPGREGWTYYRLPPEEHLPVLVATRLSMSFPGLFSALPLYFLQWGRRDEQLSHPDFRPMWSRRFGGDGLPPDRWKDHERRVRVLPCLFSDGGLTSNFPLMLFDEVIPERPLFAVRLQTRRTDHPAFLAGPLPWQPFHQPTRSVPEFAVSLVESARHWFDSSLLTLPGYAERVVSVTLPRGVGGLNLGMDADRIRWLLDKGTDAGRRLAQRFGPDSDDPRNTAGLTAARWPNVTADLGELLVAYARQYPSHTPPTSLTPEERDALAALIRTAGLIRQAVRADPDALFPAATPWNKVSFRQVRGLLRYRPFL